The window GCCCACGCCGTGCCCGCCGCCTGCAGCAGTTCCAGGTCGTTGAGGTAGTCACCGAACGCCGCGATCTGGTGCTTTCCGACGCCCATCGCCTCCGCGAGCGCCGTCAACGCCCGGCCCTTGCCCGCTCCGGCGGCCATGATGTCCACCCAGTGGGCGCCGGAGACGACGACGTTGGCGTCGGGGGCGGCGTCAAGAAGCGCCGGGTAGATCTCGCGTTCGGCGTCCCCGGTGGTGAAACCCGCCAGCTTGATGACGTCCGTCACCGAGTGCAGGTCCTCCGTCTCCTGGCGTGAGTGGTAGTACTTCGCCAGTTCGGCCTCCGTCGCCGCGGAGATCCCCGGCAGATGGTGGGCGACCGTCGGGGTGCACACCACGAGATCCATGTCGAGGCCCGCGGCGGCGTCGATGACGGAGTGGACGGTCGCGGCGTCGAGAAGCGTCGTGGACACGACCTCCCCCTCGTGGAAGACGCAGGTGCCGTTCTCCGCGATGAAGGTGTCGCCCGGGAAGATGGCGCGCAGCGTGGCCAGCTGCCGGCCGGAGGCGGGGGCGACGGCGACGCCGCGGGAACGCAGCTCCTCGAGGACCGGCCAGAAGGAGTCGGGGATCTGACCGGCGGCGTCGAGAAGCGTGCCGTCCATGTCGAGGGCGATGATCCGGAACTCCATTACTATGACCTTTCGCGTGGGTAGGCTGTCGGGCATGAATGAACAGCCCGTGCATGTCAGCGTCCGCCACACTACCGGCGTTCTGGAACTTGACCGACCCGAGGCGCTCAACAGCCTCAACCACGAGATGATCCGCATCATCACCCGTGCCCTCGAGGAGTGGCGTGATGACCCGGCGATCGAGCAGGTCCTTATCACCTCGCGTTCCCCGAAGGCGTTCTGCGCCGGCGGCGACGTGCGCTCGGCACGCGAGGGCATCCTCGCCGGGGACCACGCCAGCGTCGATGAGTTCCTCTCCGATGAGTACGCGATGAACAACCTCATCGGCACCTTCCCGAAGCCTTTCATCGCGGTGTGGGACGGCATCATCATGGGCGGCGGCCTCGGGGTGTCCTCCCACGGTTCCCACCGCGTGACCACCGAACGCGCGTGGGCCTCCATGCCGGAGCTGGCCATCGGCTACGTCACCGACGTCGGCATCTCCTGGTCCTCGCAGCGCTGGCCGGGCTCATCCCCGGCGATGGGCGCGTTCATCGGCCTGACCGGCTACCGGCTCAACGAGGAAGACATGCTCTACGTCGGCCTGGCCACCCACATGGTGGAGGACGCCGCCGAGTTCGCCCTCGACGTCATCGGCCTGGGCATCGACGCCGCCCTCGGGGAGCACGCCGTCGAGCCGCGGGAGAAGTCCCGTCTCGAGAGGTGGCGCGAGGACATCGAGGCCACCTTCGGCGCCGGGTCCTGGGCGGACATCGACGCCGCCCTCGAGGCCCACCCCAACCGGGAGTTCGTCGGCGACGTACGCCAGCTCATGGCCAAGGCTTCCCCGTCGGCGGCCGTCGCCGTCGCGGAGCTGTACCTGGCCAACCGTGACGCCCCGACGCTGCGCGACGGACTCGACAACGAGGAACGCCTCGGCGAGCTGGTCCGCCGCCAGCCGGACTTCGTGGAGGGGGTGCGCGCGGTCCTCGTCGACAAGACGCACGACGCACAGTGGAGCCCGGCCCACGACCCGGAGGTGTACCGGGCCGTGCTGGAGTGAGGGCCTGGGGCTGGTACCTGGGCATCGCCGCGGTCCTCGCGGCGTGCTGGTTCTGGCTGTGGACGAACTTCCACCTGGTGCCGGATCCCATGCCCATCCACTTCACGCTGGACGGTCAGCCGGACGCCTGGGCCACGAAATCACTGCCCAGCGCCCTGAGCCTCACCGGGTTGCCTACGCTCATGCTCGGGATCGTCGGGGCGGCGGCCGTCGGCCTCACCTCCGTCTCCGCCCGGGAGGCGGGGGAGCGGCAGAAGATGATCTCCACCGGCTTCGGCCCGGTACTGTCGCGCTGGATGTTCTGGATCTCCACGATCATCGTCGTCTCCTTCACAGCCTCCCTGCTGGGCCACTACGGGCCGCTGAACGACCTGCTGATGGTCAGCGGCCTCATCCTCAGCACGGTGTTCTTCGGGCTGCGGATCAGGACGCTGTACCGACGCGTCAGCGCCGTCTACCCGCCCGGGGAGAAGGAACAGCACATGCGGTACGGCTTCTACTGGAACCGGGACGACCCCGACACGGTGGTCAGCCTCGAGAACGGCATGTCCACCACCCTCAACTTCGCACGCCCCGGGGCGTGGGGCATCCTCGCGCTGCTGCTCGCCCTGCCGACGCTCGCGATCATCCTGGGTCTGCTGGCAGGGTGACGCCCCGGCGCTGCGCGTAGGCCTCCCGGGCCCTGCGCTTGTCGACGCCCTCCGGCACCCCCGCCCCCAGCACCATCTCCACGGCGCGCCGGGTCCGGGGGTCCTCCGGCCCCGGGAGGGTGAGGTGCGGGGCGTCGAGAAGCACGACGGCGTCCGTCTCCGGGGTGAGGGGGACGACGGCGTGGGTCCATACGTCAAGGACCGGCTTGGCCACGTCGATCAGCCCCGGGTCGAGGGGCAGGCGGGGGCGGACCAGGTCGATGATGCCGTGGTCCAGGCCGAAACGGCGCAGGTTCGCGGCGGGGGAGGGCGGCAGGTGCGGGTCCGCCCAGGCCCACGTCCACGTGCCGTCGGTGACGGTCGCGATGACGAGCGCCCGGGCCTCGTGCCCGTCGATCCGGGCCCGCCCGGCGGGGATATCCAACCGGATGTCCGGGTCCGGATGGAGCCCGTGCAGCAGCAGCTGATGCTCCCCGGACAGGTGGAGGGCGTCCGCCCGCACCTCCCGCAGGCTCAGACCCCCGGACACGTCCACGGGGCGGTCCCCCTCGAAGGTCACGGTCGTGCCGTCCGAGAAACCGAAGGAATCCTCCGTGGTGCGGACGCCGAGGCCGCGGGCGGCGGCGAAGGAGAGGAGGGCACGGCGGGCGTCGAGAAGCGGGGACAGCTGCGCCAGGCCCAGGGTGAGGGCGCTGCGGACCGGGCCGGGGGCGGTGTGGACGTCCACGGCGACGGCGCGCGCCCCGTCCGGGTACGGGGCGAGCAGCACCGGCACGTTGCCGTGCAGCGTGCGGGCGGCGCGGAGCAGTTCCTCACCGGCCGGCTGCGGGTCGTGGAGCTCCGGGACGTCGAGGTCGTGGTCCTCGCTCCAGGTCCACTCACCGTCGACGATGCGGGCCACCTCGCGGGCCGGGAGGTCCCGGACTCCGGCGCGGGAGTGGAGGCGCACGGTGTCACCGGTGAACTCCACCCCCGTGACCGTGCCCTGCGTGGCGGACCAGGTGGCGTCGACGTCGGCCTGCACAAGAGCACCGTCGGCGATGAGTTCATCCAGGGACGTGGGGGCGGGGAGATTCATGGATCCCAGACTAGTGAACACCCGGAGGTTGGCTGTGGGGACGTCCGTGGGTGATCATGGTCCAATGCACCGCATCCTCCGTACCCTCCGGTCGACCGCGCTCCTCGCCGCGACCACGCTGCTCCTCACCGCCGTGCCCGTCCATGCCCAGCCCCATGACCACGGCATGGACCCCGACGTGGTCGTCAACCCCGCCGACACCCCGAACCGACCGGACTACCACGGCCCGGAGTCCAGCTCCTGGCTGCCGGGCGGGCTGCAGAGGATGTCCTCGGACCCGACCGTCTACGAGGGTTTCATCCAGGATTTCCGCCCCCAGACCGTCAACCCCATGTTCCCGGGCGGCCGCGACCACCTGCCCAAGGCCGACATCGACATGGACCCGCAGATCCTCGCGCGCCTGCGTGAGTACGCGCGTGTCGACGGCGACCGGATCCGCCAGATCAACGCCTACTCGCCGTCCATGGGCCGGACGATCCCGCTCATCTGGATCGTGCCGGAGGACCTCTCCGAGCCGCGGCCGGTGGCCTACTTCCTCGGTGGCGGCGACGCCGGGCAGGGGCGCGACAACTGGATCACCAAGAGCGACATCGTCGACTTCTACTCCCAGCGCAACATCCACGTCATCATGCCGATGCTCGGCGCATACTCCATGTTCAGCGACTGGCTCGAGGACTACCCCGACCAGGGCGGGAAGCAGATGTGGGAGACGTTCCTCACCCACGAGCTGCCCGGCCCGCTCGAGGAGGCGCTCGGGGCGAACGGGAGGCGCAGCCTCGTCGGCATGTCCATGTCCGGCACGACCGCCCTGCTGTACGCCACCCACCAGCCCGGCTTCTACGACTCCGTCGCGGCGCTGTCCGGCTGCGGTGACACGAACTCGTGGATCGGGCGCCGCATCATCGCGTCGATCATCGAGAAGGGCAACGGCACCCCCGAGATGATGTGGGGCGCCCCCAACAGCGACTACTCCCGCTACCAGGACGCCATCATCAACGCCGAGCGGCTCCGGGACCAGCCCAACATGTACGTCTACAACGCCACGGGGCTGATGAACAGCGTCGACTTCGAGGGGCCCAACGCCCCGGAGGCCGAGTGGCAGCTCAAGGACCGCCTCACCATGGGACTGGTCATCGAGGCGGGCACCAACCTGTGCACCCACCGCCTCAAGGCCGCGACCGACGCCGCCGGCATCGACACGATCCACTACGACTTCCGCACCACCGGCACCCACTCCTGGGACGCCTGGTGGAACGCCGTCCTCGAGTTCTGGCCGCTCCAGGCCCGCGGCTTCGGCATCGACGCCGGTCCCGTCACCCCCGGCCTCGACGTCGGCTCCTCCGAGCCCGGACGCTTCCCGGACATCTGGGGCTCGGCCGCGCGCTCCTACGGCAGCGCCACCGTCCCGTCACTGTCCTCGCTTCTCGACGACCCCGTGCTCTCCACCCGTTCCTCCCT of the Corynebacterium humireducens NBRC 106098 = DSM 45392 genome contains:
- a CDS encoding HAD family hydrolase, whose amino-acid sequence is MEFRIIALDMDGTLLDAAGQIPDSFWPVLEELRSRGVAVAPASGRQLATLRAIFPGDTFIAENGTCVFHEGEVVSTTLLDAATVHSVIDAAAGLDMDLVVCTPTVAHHLPGISAATEAELAKYYHSRQETEDLHSVTDVIKLAGFTTGDAEREIYPALLDAAPDANVVVSGAHWVDIMAAGAGKGRALTALAEAMGVGKHQIAAFGDYLNDLELLQAAGTAWAMENAHPDIKAIAHHIAPPNTEAGVVTVLRDLLRQ
- a CDS encoding DUF1648 domain-containing protein, coding for MRAWGWYLGIAAVLAACWFWLWTNFHLVPDPMPIHFTLDGQPDAWATKSLPSALSLTGLPTLMLGIVGAAAVGLTSVSAREAGERQKMISTGFGPVLSRWMFWISTIIVVSFTASLLGHYGPLNDLLMVSGLILSTVFFGLRIRTLYRRVSAVYPPGEKEQHMRYGFYWNRDDPDTVVSLENGMSTTLNFARPGAWGILALLLALPTLAIILGLLAG
- a CDS encoding alpha/beta hydrolase, producing MHRILRTLRSTALLAATTLLLTAVPVHAQPHDHGMDPDVVVNPADTPNRPDYHGPESSSWLPGGLQRMSSDPTVYEGFIQDFRPQTVNPMFPGGRDHLPKADIDMDPQILARLREYARVDGDRIRQINAYSPSMGRTIPLIWIVPEDLSEPRPVAYFLGGGDAGQGRDNWITKSDIVDFYSQRNIHVIMPMLGAYSMFSDWLEDYPDQGGKQMWETFLTHELPGPLEEALGANGRRSLVGMSMSGTTALLYATHQPGFYDSVAALSGCGDTNSWIGRRIIASIIEKGNGTPEMMWGAPNSDYSRYQDAIINAERLRDQPNMYVYNATGLMNSVDFEGPNAPEAEWQLKDRLTMGLVIEAGTNLCTHRLKAATDAAGIDTIHYDFRTTGTHSWDAWWNAVLEFWPLQARGFGIDAGPVTPGLDVGSSEPGRFPDIWGSAARSYGSATVPSLSSLLDDPVLSTRSSLTGSSAEGDE
- a CDS encoding DUF6882 domain-containing protein, with amino-acid sequence MNLPAPTSLDELIADGALVQADVDATWSATQGTVTGVEFTGDTVRLHSRAGVRDLPAREVARIVDGEWTWSEDHDLDVPELHDPQPAGEELLRAARTLHGNVPVLLAPYPDGARAVAVDVHTAPGPVRSALTLGLAQLSPLLDARRALLSFAAARGLGVRTTEDSFGFSDGTTVTFEGDRPVDVSGGLSLREVRADALHLSGEHQLLLHGLHPDPDIRLDIPAGRARIDGHEARALVIATVTDGTWTWAWADPHLPPSPAANLRRFGLDHGIIDLVRPRLPLDPGLIDVAKPVLDVWTHAVVPLTPETDAVVLLDAPHLTLPGPEDPRTRRAVEMVLGAGVPEGVDKRRAREAYAQRRGVTLPADPG
- a CDS encoding 3-hydroxyisobutyryl-CoA hydrolase, whose amino-acid sequence is MNEQPVHVSVRHTTGVLELDRPEALNSLNHEMIRIITRALEEWRDDPAIEQVLITSRSPKAFCAGGDVRSAREGILAGDHASVDEFLSDEYAMNNLIGTFPKPFIAVWDGIIMGGGLGVSSHGSHRVTTERAWASMPELAIGYVTDVGISWSSQRWPGSSPAMGAFIGLTGYRLNEEDMLYVGLATHMVEDAAEFALDVIGLGIDAALGEHAVEPREKSRLERWREDIEATFGAGSWADIDAALEAHPNREFVGDVRQLMAKASPSAAVAVAELYLANRDAPTLRDGLDNEERLGELVRRQPDFVEGVRAVLVDKTHDAQWSPAHDPEVYRAVLE